CGGCATTTCCTCCCCCGGATGCTCCGACCACCCGGGTAGCGGCTTTCCCGCCCGTCATGTTCCTGCGCCTGACCCGTGGCAGGAGCGTGGCGGGCGGTCTGTTTTAACCAGATGGTCCATGCCGTGCCTGTGGTGTGCCGCAGGATTGGCGTCCAGGCCTGAAAACCGGTATGTACGGAGCCAGTGCCGCAGCTTCTGCGGCCAGTTTCCCCAGCATTCCGGGAGCCCGGTGATCCGTGCACGTTTCATCCTTCTTTGATGACGAATTCGAGGAGCATGCCTCCGTCGTGGCTGCAACGCGGGCGGAGCTGCGCGCGCCATTCGATGCGCTGGTGGATGTCTGCGCGGACAGCCTGGCGGCAGGGGGCAAGATCTTGTTTTTCGGCAATGGGGGCAGCGCGGCTGACGCGCAGCACCTGGCGACCGAACTGGCCGTTCGCTACATAGGCGACCGTCCGGCCATCGCTGCCCTGGCCCTGACAACGGACACCAGCGCTTTGACCGCGATCGGCAATGATCTGGGCTTCGAGCAATTGTTTGCCCGGCAGATCGAGGCTGTGGGCAAGGCCGGGGATGTGGCAATCGGCATCACCACGTCAGGCACCAGCGCCAATGTGCTGGCTGGGCTGGAACAGGCCAAAGGCATGGGGCTTGTGGCTGCTGCCCTGACGGGCCGCCAGGGCGGCAAGTTGCCGGGGCTCGCTGACCCGCTGCTGATCGTGCCGTCGGCGACCACCGCGCGCATTCAGGAAATGCACATCCTGCTTGGCCAGATGCTGTGTGGTGCGCTTGAAAAGCGGCTTGGCTACGCCGACTAGGCGGCTCTTTTCTGCAATCCGCTAGATCGACTGGCCGGTCTTCTGCCAGTCGGCCAGGAAGGCTTCAAGGCCGGCATCGGTCAGCGGATGCTTTGCGAGGCTCTGCAGTACCTGCGGTGGCACAGTTGCGACATCCGCGCCAATAAGCGCGGCCTGCCGGACATGGTTGATCGTCCGGACGGAGGCCACCAGGATCTCAGTCTCAAGGGCGGGATAGTTGTCGTAAATCTGCTTGATCTCGGCAATCAGGTCCATGCCGTCATAGGCCATGTCGTCGATGCGGCCGACGAAAGGCGACACGAAGGTAGCCCCGGCCTTGGCTGCCAGTAGCGCCTGGTTTGCGGAGAAGCACAGGGTGACATTTACCATGTGCCCGTCCCGGGTGAGTGCCCGGCAGGCCGTCAGACCGTCCCAGGTCAGCGGCACCTTGATCGCCACATTGGGAGCGATTTCAGCGAGCTTCTTGCCTTCAACGATCATGCCTTCCGCCTCTGTCGCCGTCACTTCGGCACTGACGGGACCATCCACGATATCGCAGATTTCCTTGATCACTTCGATGAAGTCGCGTCCCGACTTGGCGATGATCGACGGGTTGGTCGTAACGCCATCCACCATGCCCTTGGCATCAAGGTCGCGGATCATGTCGATGTCGGCGGTATCTACGAAGAACTTCATTGTTGTCAGGCCTTTGGCTGGCGCACGGATTGGCGTCTGGTGATCCCCGACGGGCATCTTGGGCATTCTCTACCGCAAAACGGGGTGGGAGAAAAAGGCGGCGGGGCGGCCGCCCCTCGCAAACGTGCCGTGACGGGGATGCCGCAATTTGCTAATGGGGCGTGGCGGGACGCGAAAGAGTGTGGCCCGGCAAGCGGTTAACCCTGATGATGGTGAGTGGTCTCGCAGATGATTGCGGAAGTGCTGGCGCCCAAATTTCTGGCTCTTTATGCCTTTCTGGCATCTGCGGCCTTTGTGCATTTCCGTGGCAAGGTGCGGCACAAATTCACCCGCCAGCTGACCGATCATTCAACGCTGATGGCGCCGATCAACGTGTTCATGTACGCGTTTTCCTCGGTGCCCAACGAACCCTATCTCGACACCAAGCATTTTCCCGAGCTCAAGGTCATCCGCGACAATTGGGAAACCATCCGCGACGAAGCCCTGGCGCTTGATAGCGGCGGCTCCATCAAGGCCGCTGAGGGCTACAATGATCTGGGGTTCAATTCCTTCTACCGGCGCGGCTGGAAACGGTTCTATTTGCGGTGGTACTC
The sequence above is drawn from the Pyruvatibacter mobilis genome and encodes:
- a CDS encoding D-sedoheptulose 7-phosphate isomerase — its product is MHVSSFFDDEFEEHASVVAATRAELRAPFDALVDVCADSLAAGGKILFFGNGGSAADAQHLATELAVRYIGDRPAIAALALTTDTSALTAIGNDLGFEQLFARQIEAVGKAGDVAIGITTSGTSANVLAGLEQAKGMGLVAAALTGRQGGKLPGLADPLLIVPSATTARIQEMHILLGQMLCGALEKRLGYAD
- the fsa gene encoding fructose-6-phosphate aldolase, encoding MKFFVDTADIDMIRDLDAKGMVDGVTTNPSIIAKSGRDFIEVIKEICDIVDGPVSAEVTATEAEGMIVEGKKLAEIAPNVAIKVPLTWDGLTACRALTRDGHMVNVTLCFSANQALLAAKAGATFVSPFVGRIDDMAYDGMDLIAEIKQIYDNYPALETEILVASVRTINHVRQAALIGADVATVPPQVLQSLAKHPLTDAGLEAFLADWQKTGQSI